The region AATTTGCGCGCAGGTAGATCTGCGGCGGTTACAGACACGGCGGTTGATGACAAGCCGGTCGACCTTTATGCACAGAACTGCATGATCTGTCACAAAGACTCAGGCAAGGGCGGCAAGATGACGTTAGAAGGCAAGACGATCAGTCCTGATGATCTAACCTCCGCGAAGATCAAAGCTAAGTCTGACGACAAGCTGTTGGCAGAGATCAAACAAGGCGTGCCTGACGAAGGAATGCCTGCATTTAAGGGCAAGCTTTCTGACGAAGAGATCAAGT is a window of Chloracidobacterium sp. DNA encoding:
- a CDS encoding cytochrome c, with amino-acid sequence MNSLKLVILISVFSAFVFSCAQPPTTSNVNNTNVSRTVENVPVSTNSTTSVANNLRAGRSAAVTDTAVDDKPVDLYAQNCMICHKDSGKGGKMTLEGKTISPDDLTSAKIKAKSDDKLLAEIKQGVPDEGMPAFKGKLSDEEIKSIIQKIRKF